From Onychostoma macrolepis isolate SWU-2019 chromosome 05, ASM1243209v1, whole genome shotgun sequence:
cacacacacacacacacacacacacacacatatatatatatatatatatatatatatatatatatatatatatatatatatatatatatatatatatattagttgaTTTAAGATGCTGTTGCAGGAGCAGACTGGGGTCTATATGCAAAAGTTGGAAGCAAGAGGGTTGATGTCGTTTATAGTTTTCAGTAATCTGGAGCTTTTGTTCTTTTTACAGATAAGGTTGTTTAATCAATGCGTGCacgttcatttatttatatataaaataaataatgtttaaaatatgtaaatctaAGGTTGGAGCAGCATTGAGTGGCACAGGCTCCAGGATACTGAAACCTCAGATGATAAGATATATGTGAAGTTCACTACAACAGCACTTAAATACCGAGGACTAACTAATATCACTCGCACATTCTCCAGAATGTTGATCTTCATTTCTCCTGTACCATCGTAAAGGATGAAAGCTATGCACTTACAGAAAGCTTTCCATGATAACTCCATATTAATGACAGCAACATTCATAAAGTGAAATATAGGCTATTCTggagatttctttaaaaatgaatggaaatgaatttatttttctgattgtgacagatatttatatataaaaaatgtggtGTTGCTCCAAAGTTTTCTTGGTCTTATGTTTGGTCTCATGCATTCTAATGACTATATTTCTAAACTCAAATGTGaatgtttctttctttaatgCAACTGTCAGGTGAGGTTATCTGTATGTATTATTTGGGGGAAATAAAGTTAATGTTGGGTTATAAATAATAATCTTTGTTGTGTGATTTATTTAACATCCAGCTCCGATTCTTGTGaagtatgcttttttttttattgccagTAATGAGCTGAAACTAAATATAAACTGTCCCATTTTGCCCAGTCTTAACTTAGCTGACTAAACTTAGGTAGTTTAACTGTTGTTAAATTAAACAAGATAACCAGATGATATTAGAATATATTCTTGAATAGAGTCTTGAAAGTGAAGGATTGCTGTAGCTCAGTCATAGCGGGTAACTCACCCGATTCCCGCTCTCTGCTACAAAAAGTTCATATGTTAATATGAGATGTGAATTTAGCGCGTCTTAATTATCTGTCTTTGAGCGCCCTCGTGTGCTGGAAAtttttatagatatatttaaaaaaaaaaaaaaaaaaactacaattcCCAGCACGACTTCCGTTGTTCGTAGGAAGTACATTTCAAAATCGGGACATTTTGGTTTCATGCGGAAGTGACACGTTCATGATGGTAAGACGATCTGAAATAGACGTGGAAGTGTTGTGTGTTTCTTTCTTCGTTTGCTTgtgtttgtattaatattatgcCTAATTGTAGGTCGCCGCGTTGTTCCTGGTTGTTAACTGTCCACCTTTCTAGTTAATATGATTAATAAGCAACACAAGAGTTGCACGTCGTGGTCCGTATTTAGGCGACATAGAATAATTCACCAATAAAAGAATAgttcttatttattcattaaaatgtaattgttcaGTAGTACTTCTTTGCTCGTTGCTTTATTACAGCTAATTAATAATGTGACCTGTCACAGAGATCCAGACATAGTGTAAACACACCATAAGTGTGAATCTTTAAACTTGCCTTAAAAACACACCATTTGTTTCTTTCAGTGTAGAGTATAGAAGTCAATAAAAGACAACGTATTAATTtctcaaaaatgtaatatttattttatttgtttaaatatattgtgtttatgattatatgtttgcattttatttgaaatgagttatattaaatgtaatttgcatttttatttgagGTTATATTTAAGCTctaaaatcattttcttttcagGCAACAGGAGCAGATCAAGCTGTTGGTTTTGGACTTGTTGGTTTTAGTCTGTTGCTGTTTACGTATTACACCATTTGGGTCATAGTCTTGGTaagtgtttgtatgtatgtgtgttcaaTCCTTAAACTTTAACAACatttaaattagattaattTTTGTAGTTTTCCAAATTGATATGACACCCATAACATGCTTTGTTTCATATGCTACTGAAAAAAGTGACCAAACACCAATGCAGACTCTTCTGTCCTTGTTCCAGCCTTTtgtagacagtgaccatgtgatCCACAGCTATTTTCTTCCACGAGAATATTCAGTTATACTTCCTGGAGTTGCAGCATTAATCCTCTTATTTTTTGTTGGTAAGCAAGCAATCCATCAACATAATGTTAGTACTATATCAAGTTCATAATGTTATTGATTATATCCAAACCCCTTCCGAACAGCTGTGACAAACACATCTTTCAAGAAGTAGCAGAAGACACACCTCTTCTGCAAGCACTTGACCACCTCACACCCTTAAACCAATGCACTTATACACGAAAAGCACTTATTTTTCTTCTGTGCATTACTCCTCTTTTCTAACTTGCTTCCTAATCTAGTTGGAAACTTGAATAGTATATTGTGAATAATGTGACTCCTTGACAAATTGCTTTTGTtcctctttggataaaagcttgtGATAAATGCGTTAATGTAATGGAAATGGAAATACAACAATACAACcatattttttacagttaaaaaaaaaaatcaaaatatctttgttttCTTCTGGTCTTTCATTTTCTCTGTCTACGCTAGTGACCAAATTTACTCTCATTGTATTTTTCAGGCACCTTCATAGGGGTGGTAACATGGAAGAATCGAAAACCTAAGAAAGTTGATTAAGACTCTCCAGGCTGTTGTGATTCATCTGGTCACAAGAACGAACTCTGTTCATTTCACTGTTGATGTACCACTTCCTGTACACAGCCGTGTGAAGATCAACTCCAAAGCAGCTCTCTATAGCCATTAGACATGTTTAGGTgcttcttaaaataaacaacaaaatagaTTTAATTAATAGCCAAAGCAGTACTGAACATGTATGCATAGTAGTCTGTTTGAGCTTTGTGCACCCAGTGGCCACAACATTGACTGAAGACCACGCTACCTGTGACATGTTTAGCTTTGGAGAATTCTTTCCATAGTCAGGGAGATAGAAGCAAATAATATGTGAGAACACACTTTAGGCACCTAAGAGATGGGGTAGATATATGTACAGTGTGTATCTGGAAGATGTCTAAATGGAATATgggatttttctttttgtttagtTATGCTTTATGTTGAGGAGATTCAGCTGTTCTTTTATGTTGTAAATagatgtatttataaactgGAGTGCTTGCTTTTAGCAGCAAAATAATTCAGAACAACAATCTATAAAGAATGAGAAAGAGAACTTTTTGTAATATAAACAATcccacattaaaatgaatagaaatatgCTTAACATTGTAATGTTGTGGTTGGTTCTttcttattttatatgtatagcatatctatatctatctatttacatgtgtatatacagttGGGGGagtaattatttgatcccctgctgattttgtaagtttgcccacttaatcatcatttttatggtaggtttattttaactgatagagacagaatatcaaacaaaaaaatccagaaaaaagcagcatacaaatgtaaaaaaaaaaagatttacattttagtaagtcaaataagtatttgatccccaagcaaaacatgacttagtacttggtgcagAATCCCTTGTTGACAAgcacagaggtcagatgtttcttgtagctggtcaccaggtttgcacacatctcaggagggattttggtccactcctctttgcagacaCTCTCTAAATCATTAAGGTTTCTTAGCTGTCTCTTGGAAACTCGAagtttcagctccctccacagattttctataagattaaggtctggagactggctaagGCCACTCCatgaccttaatgtgcttcttcttgagccactcctttgttgccttggcggTATGTTTCGGGTcactgtcatgctggaatacctgTCCACGACCCATCTTCAGTGTTCTGGCTGAGCTTCTCGTCCAAGATTTTACactacatggccccgtccatttGCCCCTCAATATGGTAAAGTCATCCTGTACCTTAGCaaaaaaacagccccaaagcatgttTCCACCTCCGTGCTTGGctgtagggatggtgttcttggggtgatagattttggtctcatctgaccacagcacATTCTCTCAAGCCTTCTCTGAATCATTTAGAAGTTCACTGGctaacttcagacgggcctgtgCATGTGCTTTCTTGACCAGAGGGACTTTGCAGGCACTGcgggatttcagtccttcacggcgtaatGTGTTACCAATGTTTTGCTTGGTGATTGTGGTCCcaactgccttgagatcattaacaagctcctcccgtgtagtttgGGGCTGAACCCTCACCTTTCTCATGATCATCCTTACCCCATGAGGCAAGATCTTGCACGGAGCTCCAGACTAAGGCCGATCGATgcttgttttgtatttcttccatttccgaataatcgcaccaacagttgtcaccttctcaccaagcttcttgctgatggtcttgtagcccattccagccttgtgcaggtctacagtcttgtccctgatgtcctttgacagctctttggtcttgcccACGGTAGTGGAGAGGTTGGAAAGGAAGATACAGAGTCtatggacaggtgtcttttatacacacAGCGAGCTTAAATTAGGAGTatcttcttaaagtgacaggacTAATCTGTGTTCCACATGTGCACATAACCATCTGTGGGAGCCAAAATTCCTGCTGGTTGGTAGGGGATCAAATATGTTACCCTGGATCActaaaccagtcttaagtcgctggggtatatttgtagcaatagccaaaaatacattgtatgagtcaaaattattgatttttcttttatgccaaaaatcattaggatattaagtaaagatcattttCCATGaagaaattttgtaaatttcctaccgtaaatatataaaaacttaatttctggttcgtaatatgcattgctaagaacttcatttggacaattttaaaggcgattttctcaatatttacatttttttgcaccctcggattccagatattcaaatagttgtatctcggctaaatattgtctgatcctaacaaactatacatcaatggaaagcttatttattcagctcattatttcagatgatgtataaatctcaattttgaaaaattgacccttatgactggttttgtgatccagggtcacatattatttgacttactaaaatgtaaatcttttttaacatttgtatgctgctttttttctggatttttttgtctcttatcagttaaaataaacctaccataaaaatatttatttatatgagaCCCAGCTATGGAGTTTTTGTCTCTGTAGTGGACattatttagtgaatttctctGAGATCTtacatgtcactgttttaaatcTGGATGTTCTGTGAAGAGCACATTCAGGGCTTTTCAGAGAGATCAAATGTTTGGAAGTTTCACCATGACCACTCCCTCTCCTTGGTCTTTAAAAATGGCTGACATTTATTCAGTGATATAATTGCACATCCTTAtggaaatattataatattctaaaataatattttgtcctataacaatattttgtaattatcatttaaatctgattaatattaaaattgtttgtcataaatcaacatctcaggaaaatgttatggggtttcaaatcaaaatatggCTTCCTGTTACGAAACAGGCCATCAGTTCATACATGTCCACTGTAGAGGACACCAGGACTAAAAGCatatttattacacattttgggagacaaaacaattgaataggaaaataaattacatatcaATATTCTTATGAAATATTAGATATTGTTATGAAAATCTGGCCAATTATTACTCCCATTATTACACTTCTGTCCCAACAAAGCATTAGGCTAATATACAAatgacatattttatatatatttaatatacagtgTATAGATAACTTTGTTTAATGGGAAAACCAGTTTATGGACATTTTTACACACATATTGTATAAAGCAAAGTGGTATATCAAATCGTGTTGTTATATCTTTTATAACAGTTGAGAATCATCATTATAAAAAATTTGGTATAAAAAAACCTCCTGAAACCTTAAAattggtgatttaaaaaaaaatcccattctattcatgtcattttgtttttttttttagaaaaactggttatttagttattagttgtttagttatttcatttttttcttatgctCTAAACAATGTAATGACATGAAAAATGACTAAATTCACAAAGCTTTGTTTCTGGGTCTCGGgagtatatacagtggggggaaaaacctgctgattttgtacgtttgcccactgacaaagaaatgatcagtctataattttaatggtaggtttatttgaacagtgagagacagattaacaacaacaaaaaaaagttataaattgatttgcatttatttgcataaattgagtcaaataagtatgatatttttatgatatttgaaccactcctttgttgccttggccgtgtgttttgggtcattgtcatgctggaatacccgtccacgacccattttcaatgccctggccctgacggtacatgacccgtccatcgtccctttgatgcggtgcagttgtcctgcccccttagcagaaaaacacccccaaagcataatgttttacacctccatgtttgatggtggagatggtgttcttggggtcataggcagcattcctcctcctccaaacacggcgagttgagttgatgccaaagagctcgattttggtctcatcagaccacaacactttcacccagttctcctcggaatcattggcaaacttcagacgggctgtacatgtgctttcttgagcagggggaccttgtggacgctgcaggatttcagtccttcacggcgtagtgtgttaccaattgttttcttggtgactatgttcccagctgccttgagattatttacaagatcctcccgtgtagttctgggctgattcctcaccgttctcatgatcattgaaactccacgacgtgagatcttgcatggagccccagaccgagggagattattttgattattttgacagttattttgtgtttcttccttTTGCGAAtaaatcgcaccaactgttgtcaccttctcaccaagctgcttggagatgttcttgtagcccattccagccttgtgtagatctacaatcttgtccctgacatccttggacagctctttggtctcgtTTGGAATTTCAGCTctttacctgtataaaagagacctgggagccagaaatcttgctgattgataggggatcaaatacttatttgactcattaaaatgcaaatcaatttataactttatttgaaatgcgtttttctggattttttttgttgttgtcattctgtctctgtgttcaaataaacctaccattaaaattatagactgatcatttctttgtcagtgggcaaacgtacaaaatcagcaggggatcaaataatttgtttcccccactgtataaaGAGAGAATATATGTGTAGAACATCTTAGTTCAAGGTGTAAGATATGTGTAAGATATCAATCTACTATCAACActaataatattgtctgtttgtGTCCGCATACTTACCCGTGTGTTCCGTATCTAAGCACAGAGCGgcagtgagtgtgtttgtggtgtgtgtgtgtgtgtgtgggatggGCCGCTGCAGTCGCGCTCGTTCTAATGAGAGACTGACTGGTAGAGCTCGAGCTGCTCATCCACACACTGACAGTGTCATGTCACGCGATGACAGAGAGAATGCGCTGATCTTCCCATCCACGACCCGGCGGACAGACGAGGACATGTACTAGAGAAGAGAACCCATAATGAATCGCACTGAGGTACGTGCACATCTGTTTTTATTAGACAGAAAAACCTtgtttctgttatttatttttattttttgtcgaACTAAGGATAAACTCAAGTTCCTGACAGCTCGACTAGCTCTTcctgttttaatatttgttggtttgttaaaaatgttaatcaAAAACTGGCCTTGTCTGATTCAgaatagtaaaaatatacattattttggACTTTGACTTTAAATCTGCACTTCATATGTGGATCTGATGACAGAGGCATATTTAAGTCCCAGGCTGCATTTAGAGGGGGAAAAGCTGCAGACTTATATTGAAAAATTGCATTTCTTCATGCAGAACAGCTGATAACCATCACTGCAAACAAATAAACTTATGTCTGAAATATTTCTCTGGCAGTCAGTGTACAGTGCAGAAGAGTCCATTTAGGCACATGACACTTGGGAAGACAAATTGGCTGAAAATTGTTTGCAACTATGATTTCCTCATGTGCAAAGAACACACTGGTGTCTTAAAGGtgcagtgtatttttttttttttgcagctgaTGGAATGTCAGATTTGTGCTATGACCTGCTGCGGGTGCTCTGCTCTCCCATGATGGTGCTGCATTCACTAGTAATAATTTCCCTGTCTTGAGTAACCCCACCTTTTGAACAGATACAGTTTTTGTTCTGTTGTTCTGTTGTCAGGGAGACCTTAACCAGTTTCAAGATGATGACCAATCCCTTTGTCATTATAACACGAGTAGAGTgcagtaaaatatattcacgtctcatatacacacacacacaaacacacacacacattcacaaaatactgataaaaaataTGTGGTAATGCATGTAGTTTCTTCTAAGGCTTTACAAGTTGGTGTACTGTTTATAAGTACATGTCCATTGTATGTTGAAGATGGAGATGTCAGGGCCAGGTGTGAGCCGACACAGTCGCACAGGTAAGAGGAGACGGTGGGGAAGACTGAGGCAGCAATGGAAACTGCTGGGTCTGTTTGAGATCGACCAGCAGCATGAGTTTTACAGTCTCACCTGTATGATGAAGGAAGGGCTGTTTGCTGCTGTGCAGAACACCATTGACAACCCTTTACCTGTGAGTATACCCATGTTCATGAACCTACACCTCATCCAGTCCCTATTGAATATCACTTCTTCCATCTTAAGGAAAAGATTACAGTTGGAAAGATGCAGTTATAGCTAGAGTTGTGTTTGGTTTGTGGACTCCCAGGGGTCTGTGGAGAAGatataaaaaacatatataattttctttaatCAGTATCAGTATAAGAATCAGAATAaactttattgccaagtatgttaCACACAAAAGGAATTTGTCTTTGTGACTGGAGCTTCCAGTGCAAATAAAGTGCAGACATAATAAAGGcaataaaatagaatataaggcaataacaaaaaaataggctataaatgtataatataatacaatccAGTAATAAATACAGGAAATGCACAATAGACAGAATTACAATGTACAGATAtgctattaaaaatgaaaaatgtaaaacctTGATGCCATTTCTTACTATGTGCATTAGAGTATGAGTCTATTTACAAAGCTATAATGAAATAGAAACCGGACAGAAAGCCAACTTAGAGGGGgttttttcttttcacttttagattttttttaaattcactgTTACATTTTTCCTTAATTAGatttatcaaaacattttattcaaatcttTTTGTTTTACCCCCAGACTAATCTGTTCATTACTGACATCAGCTAGTGTTAACATCTACTACTCAAGCTGATATGAACAAATATATCTATACAGAAGTCACAGATCATTGCAGTCGAACAGGTTTGgaattatgaaaacaaatacaaaatatgataaataaacaGTTCAGCtcacattacattttcattgaAATTAAAGGTGAGAGACGACGGCTTTGGCATGATCTAAGACCTCCAAGGAGACAGGCGTGTTATATTTACCATTTATTAGTATGAGGACAAGCTCCACAGAGAGGACCAGATTTAGTGTGATCTTTCCATGGagactgtgtgtttgtggtaCTGAAGGGGCACCGTTTTGCAGTGTTTAGGCTTGATTagagctgtttttattttggtaaTTTGCTCAAGAGTAACAGAGCATATGGTGTGAAAGAATAACCAAGTGTTTTGGAAACAAACACCATTGTATTGCACGCACTGGGGAGGAGGGGAGAATTCAAACAATGCAATAGTGCTCAGTGCATGGTAGCGCCACAAGAGAAGGCAGAAATTTTCAAGCAGAAATCAGTGGCTTTTTTAAACCATGAAAAAGAGAATGTAGATTACAGTTGAGTAAGTGACATAAGTAAATAATAAGCATATACCTGATACACAATGTATATCTAAGCTTTAGCATATTATAGAGGAACAAGAGAGTACTATTCATCTCTGAACGTGGTACTGTAAGTGCATGACTCATTTTTTCCCCACATAGGTTTGTCACATTTGTAATGTTTCATAGATTATTCCCGTAGCATTGCAATGCTTTctataaattaattttcttattgagaTGACAGAATATTGAAACCGCAGTAACTGTGGCATTCACTGATGCCTAAAAGAAATACAGGGGTTTTATTCTGTCAATAATGTGTTACAGCCAtgctaaaatacatatttacatgtCAGGGAACTtaagtaattaatgaaatttgtaaaataatcagaggtgtaaaaagtactcaaaaattttactcaagtgaaagtacaaatactccaaaaacatacttgagtaaaagtaaaaaagagcaaatcatgtaattattaagattttaaaaaaaaacatcgacAGTCCTGATTCCTACTCAGtgtgtcatataatgacatattataaatacaacttatccactacctggtGAGAACATCACTgaacatgaattacaattaatttaacaaacaatgcttatttaaacacttttggagatttttaattaattaagaaaatatttccacaaaaaatattaatggtatttaaattctcatcactgattatatttgcactcaatcttgtgcattcagctaatatattacacagctaatggctctatcaaaacagaacaaataatgaataaacattttttgggaaaatgcaactttgctacctcaataTGCTTCCTCGGATTTGATGGTTTTGAAACTTTTGAagccagacatttacctgatgaaagtcataagTGAAGTAGAAATATGTGTGCTTGATGCATGAAACATGaaagtagtcagtttaaatcgtacttgaataaagtacaaatcccccaaaataatacttaagtaaagtaatcaagtaaaattactcaagtattttacacctctgaaaataatatgtgaccccggacgacaaaaccagtcttaagtgtcaatttttttaaattgggaTTTATACATCAaccgaaagctgaataaataagctttccattgatgtatggtttgttaggatcggacaatatttggccgagatacaactatttgaatatctggaatctgagggtgcaaaaaaatctaaatattgagaaaaacgcctttaaagttttccaaatgaagttcttagcaaagcatattactaaccaaaaattaagttttgatacatttacggtaagaaatttacaaaatatcttcacggaacatgatctttacttaatatcctaatgatttttggcataaaagaaaaatcaataattttgacccatacaatgtatttttggctattgctacaaatataccccagcgacttaagactgcttttgtggtccagggtcacatatatagtttttgtgaaaaaatatgcCTTTTTATGTTGTAAATCATTTTATGATAGCAGTACGACAATCAATTGCCTGCTATTTTGTGATATTTGTGAATATAGTCATGGTTAAAGTGCTTTTAAGACCCATTAGACACATTAAAATGTACTCAGATATTCTAAACGTGATTTTTCCAGaatctaaatgaatgaatgacattGACCTCTTCCCCACTTTTTTCAATATAGCTTTCTATTGCCATTTTCAGTGAACCGCACAAACTTGTCTATGAGGCAAACACATCCCCTGATTATTAACTACTCAACCTATTTTGTAGTGTGGTGCTTGttcactaacacacacacacacacacacacacacacacacacacacatagatgaTGTTGCCGACCCCTGATTCTATTGAATCCAGGCTGCTTAGGCAGCAGTATGATGCATGAATGTGCTGCCTGTTGTCTGGGGTTCAAAGCTCTTTtgcaactctctctctcacacacttaaACAACAAAAAGGAAAACAATACCTGCAAAAACATGTAATCAACTATACAATATACTTTTCAGTATtgataatatattttgtgttttttaggATGAGCTGTCTGAGGATGACTATACTCTTGAAGTTACTCAAATCCATAAGGTATGTTAAAAGAAAAAGCCAGCACTTCTTACTATAATTTTAGCTTATTTTGCTGTACCGGACAAACTGTGATGTAATTACTAAGCAATTGTTGAGCATGCACTTGTTTTGCTTGAATTATACGTAAGATATTAATGTATAATTTCTACTGAATCtcttctgttgtgtttgtgacTGTGTGAAGGACTTCAGGATGGAGACGTACGCTGGGCCGGTGTTTGCCAGTCTGCGGCGCTCCCTGGGGATGACAGAGAAAGAATATCAGCAGTCCCTCTCTTCTGAAGGCAGCTACCTGCAATTCATCAGCAATTCCAAAAGCAAGGCAGACTTCTTCCTAACGTGAGTCAGCACAAATTCTTCACATGCAGGAGCATATGCACTAGGCGCAGTATAAGGAGAAGACAGACCActtatagaaaaataaaaggaaGAAATCACATAGTTCAATGTGGCCTGTATAAGAAGGGCTGTACTTcattttaaagaccttttttgaTAGATTTTTGTATTCTAGAACCTGCATATCATTTTACCATGATTTCAGCCACATGTATACTTTTGttgtcagatttttttctttgaaatatatgtttttatttgaaacgTGTTATCGAAACATAATGTTTCTTTCTGGGGTTtttcccccattcatttagaTAGGAGCTATACTTCATATGACAGTTACTGCCCTGGTGTGCCTTGAGTGAACTGATATAGGTATAAATATATACCCTActgttctatatatatatatatatatatatatatata
This genomic window contains:
- the dpm2 gene encoding dolichol phosphate-mannose biosynthesis regulatory protein, which codes for MMATGADQAVGFGLVGFSLLLFTYYTIWVIVLPFVDSDHVIHSYFLPREYSVILPGVAALILLFFVGTFIGVVTWKNRKPKKVD